TCTCCCTATCGAAAACATCAAGCTGGGCAACGAACAGTTTGCTGAAGAGATTAGGGAAATGAAAGCGCTGTTGCAGAACATGCAGCAGACAGGCATACCGTATATCTGTTACAACTTCATGGCGGGAACCGACTGGGTGCGCACAGAACTGAAAGCGCCGGAGCGGGGCGGTGCACTGGTAACCGGTTTTGACGTGGAACAGGCCGCGCAGGCCGTTTCGCTGTCTCAGACAACACAACAGCAACAGACTGAACCGATTTCAGCCGAGAAATTATGGCAGAACCTGGAACGTTTTCTACAGGAACTGCTGCCGGTCGCTGAGGCGTGTAACGTGACGCTGGCGATGCATCCCGATGATCCGCCGCTTGAGACGTTCATGGGCAAAACCCGCATCATGAATTCCGTGGAGAGTTTTGAACGGTTGATGAAGTTGTCTTCGAGCCCGGCGAATGGAATCTGTTTTTGTCAGGGGACATTTGCAGAAATGGGTGTTGATATTCCCGCGACGATTGAGCGACTGGGATCTCATATCCGCTATGTCCATTTCCGGGATATCCGCGGAACGCGCGAACGCTTTGTTGAAACGTTTCACGATAACGGCCCGACCGACATGTTCGCAGCCGTCAAAGCGTATCAGAAAATCGGGTTCACTGGACCGATTCGTCCCGACCATGTGCCCCAGCTGGTGGGGGAAGAAACAGGGGAGCCCGGATATACGATGCTGGGACGCCTGCATGCCTTTGGTTATCTGCAGGGACTGATCGAGGGGGCTCAGAAATCCTGAGAACCGTTCTGACACTTAAACCGGCCTGATTTTCCGGAAAACCAGAACCCATAACAGTTTATTGATTTGTCTGAGATTGAAAAAACATGAACTGGCTGGTAGCTGTACGCGGAATTCCCTGTATAATCGTTATAGCAGGCACAACTTACCCAGTTGATGAAGTCTGACAGGGAAGTCGAGATGGAAGGCAGGAGGCACCACTTGATTGGGGAGCGTCTGAACAGAATGAACTCTGCCCGGTTCATCCGTGACTAAACTCGATTTCCCACTCTTTAGGAGTCAGACCCATGCGTATTCGAATGCTGTTTGCCGCGGCGGCTGTTGTCGCCTGTTTCTCGTTGATGTCCTCCGTGTCCGAAGCGGGCGGACGCATCACTTACTACAGCTCACCATTTCCGTATGTAGGACCCGCTCCTGTTTACTCGGTTCCCGCCCCCGTCAATACAGCCTACTATGTACCGGCGATGAATGGGTATTACGCACCGGCCCTGGTACCCGCTCCTGTCATGACTCCGGTTTACTACCAGCCCGCTCCGGTTATTGTGCAGCCTGTGACTACTTATTATGCCCCGACACCTGCTTACTCTTATTACGCTCCAGGAAAAGTCGTGTATAAGAGTCGTGGCCCCCGGTTTTTAGCCCCCAACTATAAAACGGTTGTGAAGTATAAATAAGCTGATTACGATTTAAAGTGATAACGGAAAGAGCCTGCTGAATCAGATTCAGCAGGCTCTTTTTTGTTGTGACGAAGCAAAGTTCGTCTGACTGATTCGCACCAACTACAGTGTCCAGCCTTCGCGGTATTCGCGTTTAATGTACTGGGCGGCTTCGGGGACGTTGGTGACCTTGAGGTTGTCGGCATCCCATTCCAGTTTCTTCTGACCAACGCGGTAGGAAACGTTGCCCAGCAGCACGGTTTCGGTCAGCGGGCCCGCGTAGTTGAAGTTACTGCCCGTCGGTGTGCCGTTGCGGATCGCGTTCAGCCATTCGATGTGGTGGCTCTGGGGACGGGTCAGGTAAGGTTCTACCGGTTTGGCTTCTTTGCCGGCTTCCATGAAGACCTTGTTCGTACCGTAATCAGCGAGCAGGCGTCCGTCATCCCCTTCGAACAGGACGGCGCTGTTTTTCTCGTAAGCTTCGGCGCCTTTGGGTTTCCAGCCGCCATGATACCAGGTCATGTGCACTGGAGGCAGATCTTCGCGGGCCTCGTATTCGTAATCGACCTTCATCAGGCTCGGGCATTCGTTCACACCACCATGTGCCTTTTCTCCAACAGCAACGACGGTCTTGGGGTATTTGAGTTTCAGAGCCCAGAAAGGCAGATCCATATAGTGACAACCGAAGTCACCCAGTTGACCGTTACCGAAGTCCCACCAGTAGCGCCAGTTGAAGTGGAAATGCGATTCATTGTAGGGACGGAACGGCGCCGGTCCGATCCATTGATCGTAGTTGACATAAGAGGGGGGATTATTTTCTTTGGAGCGTTCGCCTTCAATACGAACACCGCCTCCCACCCAGACGTGCACGCGACGGACGGGACCGATTACACCGGACTGAACCATTTCCACCACCTTGCGGTAGTTGTCGGTCGCGTGAATCTGGTTCCCCATCTGTGTGGCGACGCCCGCTTTGGCGGCCAGATCGGTCAGGACACGTGCTTCGAACACGGAGTGCGTGAGTGGTTTCTCACAGTAAACTGGCAGGCCTTTTCGCAGCGCTGCTGCGGCCGCCGGGGCGTGCATGTGATCGGGAGTACTGACCAGAACGCCGTCCAGGTCGTTGCGATCCAGAACCTTGCGATAGTCATCATACTTTTCGGCTTTGGGGAATTCTTTGGAGGCAATCTCCAGACGCTTCGAATCGATATCGCAGAGAGCGACGAAGTTTTCTGATTTCGTACCGCTGATATTCGCATATGCCCGGGCGGCCACGCCGATCGACGCCAGATTGAGTTTTTCATTCGGACTTTTACTTTTGGCAGCGGCTTGCAGTGGCAGCAGAGGCAGAGCACCTGTGAAGGCTGGAACGGCAGTTCCCGCGATCAATGCTTTCTTGAGGAACTCACGGCGGTCGACGGAATTTGACATTATAATAATCTCCTTGTGAGAAATGATCTTTGGTGTCACTGGAATGAATCTATCTGGCGGTGATCCGTGATGGAAAATCGTCAGCTAAAACGAGGACGGATCCAATATATTAACTTTTTTTAATATATCGCAGACCAGAAGGGAAATCGAGACTGTTATGGGAAAACGCAGAAAATGGCTGATTGGAAAGGGGACTGTGAAAAAGCCGGCGTCAAACTGTGAAGCCGTTTTCAATTGGAGGTTTCTGAAGTGATATCTTCCGAAATGCTGACTGCTTTTTCCACGCCGGAAATCAGTTGATCGAGGCGGAACGGCTTGTAGAGAACGCATTTCAGTCCCAATTGTCGGGCTTTGACGATCGAGTGCGTGGGATCGTAACCAAATCCTGTCATCAGGATGACAGGCAGGTGCTCATGAATCTCCCGGATCTGGGCGAAGCATTCGTACCCGTTCATATCGGGCAGCCGGATATCGGCGATGACCACATCATAATGAAAGCTGCGGACCATCAGGAATGCTTCTTCTCCATCGTGAGCGGTTTCTACCTCACAGCCCAGTCGGCCCAGCAGTTCATGTGCTGCCCGTCTGACAGTGGCATCACTGTCGACGACCAGAATCCGCTTGTTGACCAGTTTGGGATTCACCTGTCTCATCGTGGGCACTTTATGATGATGAGGTGCCTGGGGAGCCATTTCGTCTCCCACCTGTTGAATCAGTTGCTTAATGTGACGAGTATCTTTAAGGATACGCTGCAATCGCTCGCACACACTTGGCTCGTGACCGATATACCGCTCCAGAATCCAGGCCGTATCGTTGAGGATCTCATCCACCGGATCAACGACCCCACGCATAATTAATTCCGTACTGGCAGAGGCCGTCGTCAGTTTTTCGACAACCAGCAGATCCAGTGTATTTAAAGCAATCGCGACTTCGCGACTGAACAGCTCAAGAAAGTGCAGATCATTTTCGTCAAAGGCACCCGCGTGCGGGCTTTCCACATTGAAGGTTCCCAGCACTTCATCGTGCAGATTCAGGGGAACCGTCAGGGAGCTGCGGGCATCGGGAGCGCCTGTCATATACAGGGGGTCGTGTGCCGTGTCTTCGCAGAGATAACTTTTTCCCGTGGCGGCAACAAAGCCGGTCACGCCGTTCGCTTCGGGATCTGCATAAAGTGTGCGGTTGGTCGCCACCTGCTCCATGCCGACGGCGAGGAGCACATCCAGCCGATTCGAGGCTTTATCCAACAGACGAATTTCCACGGTTTCAAATTCAAGCAGATCCTGAGTGTAATGCAGGATTTTGGCTTTGAGGAGTTCGATGCGATCTTCGGTCGTCATCTCGAAAATTTCTTCGGGAGACAGATCGCCGAGCTCAAGTCCTGCCTGATAGATGGCATTGAGTTTCTGGCGCTGTAATACTTCTTCAGAGATATCACGCACGCTGGCCACCAGATAAGCGGGCTCCTGTTGACTGTCAGGAGAGGTCAGGACGGGCATGACTTCGACATCGAAATAGCTCTTATCTCCCACCCGCAGTCCGCTCTTGGCAATCTTGCGTGTGGAGAAGGCTGTATGAAACGGGCTGAAATCAGGACCCAGAATTTCGGGGGCGCCAAAGGCATCGTAGAAGGAATGACCAATCAGTGAATCTTCCTGACCGCAGAGCTGGCTCAGCTGATGATTCGACCAGATGATACGCAGGTCGACATCCAGAACGACCACAGCATGTGGCAGAAATTCCAGAAGTGTACCCGACTGAATTAAAGCCAGAGGTAAGGTACCGGAAGTGGCTGGAACGACCAGAGCAGAAATGTTTCCCTGATCAAATTCGGCGATGCCTTCCGCCAGATTCTCCGAGGTTACAACCAGATAGTCTTCATTGGTGAACTGTTCTCGCAACTCAGAAGTCTGGTCATCTGAGGGCCCACAGAAGAGAATTTTTTGCGGATTGGTCACTACGAAAACAGCCTTTGTCCACTAAGACGTTTGATGCTTCACTTGATGTTGTATCACAAACGGGGGCACCTGTTGTTCCGACGAGTTTGATTTGTAGTAACAACCGGATAAAAAACAAGATGCCACAGTCTTGTATTACGCAGATTCAGGTACGATTGATAGAATTCTCGCCCTGGTTTTTATGCTTTTCACCAAAATCTTGAACAACATAAACAGTATAACGATATCGTACCTATGAAATCGGCTTTCTGTCAGCCAAAATTAAGATCCAACGAACGGAATCTGGGAATTTCTGCAAATACTGCTCGATTCCGGATATTTTTTCTCAAGTTTTTCCGCCTCTTTTAAAGATTGATCCCGTTTCCTGCGAACCGTTTCACAAACCTGCCGCCGCAAAAAGAATGACAGCAAATGAGTTTACCCTGGGTCGCCATCCAAAGAAATCCGATCTCCGGTACAGGAAACCGTGCTTCGCTGATCATGGATCTGATCCGACACCTGAAGCAAAAAGGTATCAGGCCGCGTCTGTTTTCCAATCGGGAACGAATGCAGGAACTGCTGCAAAACCATTCCACAGCAGCCCCGCCATTGTGCGTCGTTGCCGCGGGCGGAGATGGGACCGTCCAGGACCTGATCAACCGGTATCCTGAACAGCGGATCGCGATTCTCCCACTGGGAACCGAAAACCTGATGGCCCGGTATCTGGGCATTCGCAAATCAGGCGTCTTCGTCGCGGAGATGATCAGCCAGGGTGCAACACGTGAAGTCGACCTGTGCCAGATGCAGCACCAGCGTTTTATCCTGATGGCAAGTGTGGGCTTTGACGCCGCAGTAGTAGCAGATCTGACCGAATTCCGGAAAGGAAATATATCCCACCTGAGTTATCTGAAACCAGTCTGGCGGACCATACGTTCCTATCCGTATGAACCACTGTTGATCTCCACAGGTCAGAGCACCGCAGAGATCACCGCTTACCATGCCATCGTTGTGAACATTCCCGTCTATGGACTGAATCTGAATTTTTCTCCTTCAGCAAAGGATGAGGATGGACTGCTCGACCTGATCGTGTTTAAGAGAAAAGGGCTGTTCAGCACCCTGAAATACCTGTACCAGATTGTACGTGGCTCACATTTGAAATCGCCTGATGTACAACGAATTCAGACAGATCGCATTCAGATTCGCTCCGCGAAACCGGTTCCCGTTCAGACCGACGGTGATGCTTCAGGTCTGACACCGTTGGAAATCACTGTTCTCCCCCGGGCAGGCCGATTTATCGTCCCTTGCTGAACCTGGCGAATTCCACCATAATTCCCGAAGCATCATTACAAGTAATACTGTTGGAAAGGATTCACAGGTGTCACAAAATCCAGTATCAATTGGTCAGGTTCAATGCGGGAAAAATCTTCCACTGGTCTTCATTGCCGGGCCTTGTGTGATTGAAAGTGAAGAGCTGGTACTGACCACAGCCAGGCGACTTGCTGAAATCGCTTCGAAAGAAAACCTGTCGCTGATTTTCAAATGCAGTTTCGATAAAGCCAATCGGACCAGTGTCGACAGCTTTCGAGGCCCGGGTCTTGAACGTGGCCTGGAGATCCTGGCGAAAGTAAAACAGGAAACCGGCCTGGAAGTCACGACCGACATCCATGAACCGTGCCAGGCGGCTTCTGCTGCTGAGGTCTGTCGGATTTTACAGATCCCCGCATTTCTGGCACGTCAGACCGATTTACTGGAAGCGGCATCCAAAGCGG
The sequence above is a segment of the Gimesia algae genome. Coding sequences within it:
- a CDS encoding mannonate dehydratase, producing MQLTSVVTPFTDDNLKLLSQIGVTHVTIRYPGPALEKLQSIQEQVTACGLQIAAIEGYLPIENIKLGNEQFAEEIREMKALLQNMQQTGIPYICYNFMAGTDWVRTELKAPERGGALVTGFDVEQAAQAVSLSQTTQQQQTEPISAEKLWQNLERFLQELLPVAEACNVTLAMHPDDPPLETFMGKTRIMNSVESFERLMKLSSSPANGICFCQGTFAEMGVDIPATIERLGSHIRYVHFRDIRGTRERFVETFHDNGPTDMFAAVKAYQKIGFTGPIRPDHVPQLVGEETGEPGYTMLGRLHAFGYLQGLIEGAQKS
- a CDS encoding Gfo/Idh/MocA family protein; translated protein: MSNSVDRREFLKKALIAGTAVPAFTGALPLLPLQAAAKSKSPNEKLNLASIGVAARAYANISGTKSENFVALCDIDSKRLEIASKEFPKAEKYDDYRKVLDRNDLDGVLVSTPDHMHAPAAAAALRKGLPVYCEKPLTHSVFEARVLTDLAAKAGVATQMGNQIHATDNYRKVVEMVQSGVIGPVRRVHVWVGGGVRIEGERSKENNPPSYVNYDQWIGPAPFRPYNESHFHFNWRYWWDFGNGQLGDFGCHYMDLPFWALKLKYPKTVVAVGEKAHGGVNECPSLMKVDYEYEAREDLPPVHMTWYHGGWKPKGAEAYEKNSAVLFEGDDGRLLADYGTNKVFMEAGKEAKPVEPYLTRPQSHHIEWLNAIRNGTPTGSNFNYAGPLTETVLLGNVSYRVGQKKLEWDADNLKVTNVPEAAQYIKREYREGWTL
- a CDS encoding response regulator yields the protein MTNPQKILFCGPSDDQTSELREQFTNEDYLVVTSENLAEGIAEFDQGNISALVVPATSGTLPLALIQSGTLLEFLPHAVVVLDVDLRIIWSNHQLSQLCGQEDSLIGHSFYDAFGAPEILGPDFSPFHTAFSTRKIAKSGLRVGDKSYFDVEVMPVLTSPDSQQEPAYLVASVRDISEEVLQRQKLNAIYQAGLELGDLSPEEIFEMTTEDRIELLKAKILHYTQDLLEFETVEIRLLDKASNRLDVLLAVGMEQVATNRTLYADPEANGVTGFVAATGKSYLCEDTAHDPLYMTGAPDARSSLTVPLNLHDEVLGTFNVESPHAGAFDENDLHFLELFSREVAIALNTLDLLVVEKLTTASASTELIMRGVVDPVDEILNDTAWILERYIGHEPSVCERLQRILKDTRHIKQLIQQVGDEMAPQAPHHHKVPTMRQVNPKLVNKRILVVDSDATVRRAAHELLGRLGCEVETAHDGEEAFLMVRSFHYDVVIADIRLPDMNGYECFAQIREIHEHLPVILMTGFGYDPTHSIVKARQLGLKCVLYKPFRLDQLISGVEKAVSISEDITSETSN
- a CDS encoding diacylglycerol/lipid kinase family protein encodes the protein MSLPWVAIQRNPISGTGNRASLIMDLIRHLKQKGIRPRLFSNRERMQELLQNHSTAAPPLCVVAAGGDGTVQDLINRYPEQRIAILPLGTENLMARYLGIRKSGVFVAEMISQGATREVDLCQMQHQRFILMASVGFDAAVVADLTEFRKGNISHLSYLKPVWRTIRSYPYEPLLISTGQSTAEITAYHAIVVNIPVYGLNLNFSPSAKDEDGLLDLIVFKRKGLFSTLKYLYQIVRGSHLKSPDVQRIQTDRIQIRSAKPVPVQTDGDASGLTPLEITVLPRAGRFIVPC